CGTAGAAAATCGATTGCAGGCGATCGCTTGCTTGTTGTTTCAGTACCTTTTTTTCTTGCCGATTTTGACGGTATAATTCCAATCCTAACCATCCCCCCAGTATCAGGGTAGGAACGCCAAAAATCAGGCCGCCAACAGCAGTATTATCATCTTCGTAATTAGCATTTGGTGCGTCAAATTCATACTGCTCGTGAGATACGGGGATTACCTTAGATGTAGCATATTTATCAAATACCGCTGAGACTGATAGTGTCAAAAACATGAATCCGAGTGTTAGTAGCCAACCAGCGGCCAATTTTTCAGCAGTTTTCATAGTTCACTTCAGATTTACACTTTGCTAGCGATTTTAACCTTACTTTCGCAAAGCTTCCAGTAATCAGAAAACTATGGCAACAGTTGAATCATCAAATTCTGCCATGAGATGGAGAAATTTTACGCTCCATAAGGAGTTGCATACAAAAATAAAACTGTAAAGTAGGCATCCTACTTGTCGGCATTGCAAGGTTGAATGCAAACAAGTATATCGCCTGTAATTAATATCACTACTGAAGATGAATATAAGGTGATAATAAATGCCACCTTTTTGACTAATCCTCAAGCTAGAATCTATCAACTCTTACACTTGAGAAAGTCAAATCGCAGCAAAAGCGATAGTATTTATTTTGCTGCGATTTTCCGCTTACTTACGTGTAGCTTCTAGCAAACGAGAAAAATAGAAGCGAGTCTTTGTCATCGCCTGACGTTGCACAGCAAAACCATTGCTTTCTAAGATTTTCACTACATCAGCTTCGCGGTGCAGATAAGCACGAGTTGTTTTACTCGGCCCAGGAAAGAAACTGCCAATTTTCTTGAGTATAGTTAGAGCGCAGGTCTTAGGTGCAAAACTGAGAATTATCCGCGACTGTGCCAAAGAACAAAGGTGAGATATCATCTCATCTGCTTTTTCTTGCGGATAGTGAATCAAAACATCCAAGCAAATAACGCTGTGGTAACTACCACTTAATGATTCCAAGTCCTGCACAGCAAAAGTGGGATTTTCAGCGTTTCCCAAGGTTTGTAAGGCTCTTTCTTTACCTTCTGTGACCATTTTTTCAGAAATATCGCTGGCATAGATTTTAGCGCCATCTGCGGCCAGAGGGATGCTGAGACTACCCACACCACACCCAGCATCACAGATTGACAGGTCAGCTAAATTATTATCAGCTTTCAGCCAGCCAAGAACTGTATCCACGGTTTGCTGGTGTCCGTTGCGGATGTCTAATTGGACTTTGTTGACTTCGCCATCGCCATAAATCCGCCTCCAACGGTCAAACCCTGTGGAATTGAAATACTCACGAACAATCGTTTTATCGTCGGCTGCGTTCATAAACTTCGATTTCTAACGGTTCCCAATGCTTAAAATTATCATTGATAGGAAGCGCTAAGAGCGATCGCTTTCACAGATTTTTTGGGATGATGGCTCACGCAAACACGCCAAGTATCAGTTTTTAGCACAGTAAGTGTGAGCCGCGTGGCTTTATTTATGACTTGTGTCCCAAACAGTAAGTAGGTAGGTGCCAAAAAAGTCAGCTATGTTAAGATATGTAAAGACTGATAATGCATCTACAAGGTAGTTGGTGTATGGGTGCGCGTTTAAGGGTATTTCTGACTCCTGAGCAAGACCAAACTTTACTAAATCTGAGAAAACAGGATGTACCACAGAAAGTCAAAGACAGGGCGGAAATAATCAGGCTAAATGCACATGGTTGGTATGTAGAGAAGATAGCAGATCACTTTGATTGTCACAAAAAAACAGTCACAAAAGTTTTGCATCAATGGCAAAAACTGGGCACAGAAGGGCTTTGGGAATCTCCTGGGCGAGGGGGGAAACCAAAGTGGCTTGAGGATGACATGATATTTTTAGAAGAATGCCTCAGAAACGAGCCACGCACATACAATAGTTCTCAGTTAGCTTTGAAGTTGAAAACAGAACGCAACGTTGAGATGAGTGCCGACAGATTAAGACGGGTACTCAAAAAAAGGGGGTCGATTGGAAACGGACAAGGAAAAGCCATAAAGGAAAACAAGACCCAGTAGCACGAGCAAACAAGCAAGCAGACCTAGACATGTTGGAATTAGCTGCTGCCACTGGTGAAATAGACCTGAAATACCTAGACGAGTCAGGGTTCTGTATGTGGAGCGAACCTAGTTATACATATTACTTTAGAGGTGAGCAAAAACGGTTAGAACAGACT
This region of Nostoc sp. UHCC 0302 genomic DNA includes:
- a CDS encoding IS630 family transposase (programmed frameshift), coding for MGARLRVFLTPEQDQTLLNLRKQDVPQKVKDRAEIIRLNAHGWYVEKIADHFDCHKKTVTKVLHQWQKLGTEGLWESPGRGGKPKWLEDDMIFLEECLRNEPRTYNSSQLALKLKTERNVEMSADRLRRVLKKGVDWKRTRKSHKGKQDPVARANKQADLDMLELAAATGEIDLKYLDESGFCMWSEPSYTYYFRGEQKRLEQTKRRGRRLSIIGLLQPLISFVYGLVIGGVDRKSYIEMMEKEAKQAQETGRISVIVQDNGPIHRCQEVQQLWKKWESQGLYIFFLPKYCSEMNPIELEWQHLKKDELSGQAFDDELDLAYAVINGVQARGKKNNHNTHRVKFSSRLST
- the bchM gene encoding magnesium protoporphyrin IX methyltransferase; the protein is MNAADDKTIVREYFNSTGFDRWRRIYGDGEVNKVQLDIRNGHQQTVDTVLGWLKADNNLADLSICDAGCGVGSLSIPLAADGAKIYASDISEKMVTEGKERALQTLGNAENPTFAVQDLESLSGSYHSVICLDVLIHYPQEKADEMISHLCSLAQSRIILSFAPKTCALTILKKIGSFFPGPSKTTRAYLHREADVVKILESNGFAVQRQAMTKTRFYFSRLLEATRK